Proteins encoded together in one Lepisosteus oculatus isolate fLepOcu1 chromosome 2, fLepOcu1.hap2, whole genome shotgun sequence window:
- the dusp11 gene encoding RNA/RNP complex-1-interacting phosphatase has protein sequence MLSLGTQIKAGLLNGLHYTTVFSFSLNSSKACLSPRLAVIESLRWRSQQRDKVAKSRAACQGRGAFFNPCRQYHRNKPNMANKIPDRWTYYQALGKRIPGTRFIAFKVPLKRSFESRLHPSQYFGPFDLVQQLKDENQELGLIIDLTFTTRYYKPQDLPESLHYVKIFTAGHEVPSDKTILSFKRAVNKFLQENEHNDKLIGVHCTHGLNRTGYLVCRYLIDVDGVNPKKAMQLFNKSRGHSIERENYIEDLRHGPKRSNAGMEVAEQEPVRGSAGQVQSVTPFSRPAPHCGRESLLGPYKSCRPPYPPSGIQRDQPYPPFLPRPPPARGMRPPGAPRQHFRQDWRGPGDSYRSSLPVFHHCAGSSGTSGPRPGTSLNGQQPPPHTGSLEEPRRTKEKAYWKAKKKERRNPK, from the exons ATGCTTTCTCTCGGTACGCAAATTAAAGCCGGACTACTGAATGGCTTGCACTACACAACAGTTTTTAGTTTCAGTTTAAACAGCAGCAAGGCCTGCCTCAGCCCGCGATTAGCAGTGATTGAAAGCCTGAGGTGGAGATCACAGCAGCGAGACAAAGTGGCGAAGTCCCGTGCGGCGTGCCAAGGAAGAGGCGCCTTTTTTAATCCATGCAGGCAATATCACAGGAACAAGCCTAACATGGCGAATAAAATCCCGGACAG ATGGACATATTACCAGGCTTTGGGGAAGAGAATTCCAGGCACACGGTTCATTGCTTTTAAGGTCCCCCTGAAACGG TCTTTTGAGAGTAGGCTGCACCCCTCTCAATACTTTGGCCCATTTGACCTGGTTCAGCAGCTGAAGGATGAGAATCAGGAGCTGGGCCTCATCATTGACCTCACCTTCACCACACGCTACTACAAGCCACAG GACTTGCCAGAGAGTTTACATTATGTGAAGATCTTCACTGCAGGGCATGAAGTGCCGAGTGACAAAACTATCCTTAGTTTTAAAAGGGCTGTGAATAAATTTCTGCAGGAGAATGAACACAATG ACAAGCTGATTGGAGTGCATTGTACCCATGGATTAAATCGGACAGGTTATCTCGTGTGCAG GTACCTCATTGATGTGGATGGGGTAAATCCAAAAAAAGCCATGCAAT TGTTCAACAAGTCCCGGGGTCACTCCATAGAAAGAGAGAACTACATCGAAGATCTTCGCCATGGTCCAAAAAGAAG CAATGCAGGCATGGAGGTGGCAGAGCAAGAGCCGGTCAGAGGAAGTGCAGGTCAGGTGCAGAGTGTCACACCATTCAGTAGGCCTGCACCCCACTGTGGACGGGAATCTCTCCTGGGGCCCTACAAATCTTGTCG GCCACCATACCCCCCCTCTGGTATTCAAAGAGACCAGCCCTACCCACCTTTCCTTCCCCGGCCTCCTCCTGCTCGTGGGATGCGACCTCCTGGAGCCCCCCGACAGCATTTCAGACAGGACTGGAGAGGGCCTGGAGATTCTTATCGCTCATCTTTGCCTGTTTTCCACCACTGTGCTGGCTCAAGTGGCACCAGCGGCCCCAGGCCAGGAACATCCTTGAATGGCCAGCAACCTCCACCCCACACTGGCTCTCTGGAAGAACCCCGCAGAACCAAAGAAAAGGCTTACTGGAaggccaaaaaaaaagaaaggaggaACCCGAAATGA
- the LOC102693931 gene encoding caspase-7-like isoform X1, whose amino-acid sequence MPFLRTRKPLTCNKAVLVSVTKFDPGVDLGIRNGARRDTKRLHKILSRLGFQVDIHNDLSANEIQQVFKTASTEPVDKCFVGVLSSHGEEGLIFGADGAAVRLADIFGWFGNPVMAEKTKVFFVQACRGTDLDSGVELQTDSPELSQEEDSFSHCHAIPINCAVTFATSPGYSAFLHPLGSVFIQTLCDLLEEEGGKNLEINQLLTRLNYRVAYSFEARGRDLGGKKVMPCFVTRLTREVFPFADRAQHPQALKYGTEQD is encoded by the exons ATGCCATTCTTACGGACAAGGAAGCCCCTAACCTGTAACAAGGCTGTTTTGGTTTCGGTGACCAAATTTGATCCCGGAGTGGATTTGGGCATACGAAATGGGGCGCGTCGAGACACAAAGAGACTCCACAAGATCCTTTCTCGACTGGGATTCCAGGTGGACATTCACAATGACCTGTCTGCAAATGAGATCCAGCAAGTATTTAAAACAG CAAGCACGGAGCCAGTCGACAAGTGTTTCGTGGGGGTCTTGTCTAGTCACGGAGAGGAAGGTCTAATTTTTGGGGCAGATGGGGCTGCAGTGAGGTTGGCAGATATTTTTGGATGGTTTGGAAATCCTGTCATGGCTGAGAAGACTAAGGTCTTCTTTGTGCAG GCTTGTCGTGGGACCGATCTGGATAGCGGGGTGGAACTCCAGACAGACTCGCCAGAGCTCAGCCAGGAAGAAGATAGCTTCTCTCACTGCCACGCCATCCCCATCAACTGCGCCGTCACGTTCGCTACTTCACCAG GGTACTCGGCTTTCCTTCACCCCTTGGGCTCGGTGTTCATCCAGACCCTCTGCGACCTCCTGGAAGAGGAGGGTGGGAAGAACCTGGAGATCAACCAGCTCCTCACCCGTCTCAACTACCGTGTGGCCTATAGCTTTGAAGCCAGGGGGAGGGACCTGGGTGGGAAGAAGGTCATGCCCTGCTTTGTCACCCGACTCACCCGAGAGGTCTTCCCGTTCGCTGACAGAGCCCAGCACCCACA AGCCCTGAAGTATGGAACTGAACAGGATTGA
- the LOC102693931 gene encoding caspase-7-like isoform X2 — protein sequence MPFLRTRKPLTCNKAVLVSVTKFDPGVDLGIRNGARRDTKRLHKILSRLGFQVDIHNDLSANEIQQVFKTASTEPVDKCFVGVLSSHGEEGLIFGADGAAVRLADIFGWFGNPVMAEKTKVFFVQACRGTDLDSGVELQTDSPELSQEEDSFSHCHAIPINCAVTFATSPGYSAFLHPLGSVFIQTLCDLLEEEGGKNLEINQLLTRLNYRVAYSFEARGRDLGGKKVMPCFVTRLTREVFPFADRAQHPQ from the exons ATGCCATTCTTACGGACAAGGAAGCCCCTAACCTGTAACAAGGCTGTTTTGGTTTCGGTGACCAAATTTGATCCCGGAGTGGATTTGGGCATACGAAATGGGGCGCGTCGAGACACAAAGAGACTCCACAAGATCCTTTCTCGACTGGGATTCCAGGTGGACATTCACAATGACCTGTCTGCAAATGAGATCCAGCAAGTATTTAAAACAG CAAGCACGGAGCCAGTCGACAAGTGTTTCGTGGGGGTCTTGTCTAGTCACGGAGAGGAAGGTCTAATTTTTGGGGCAGATGGGGCTGCAGTGAGGTTGGCAGATATTTTTGGATGGTTTGGAAATCCTGTCATGGCTGAGAAGACTAAGGTCTTCTTTGTGCAG GCTTGTCGTGGGACCGATCTGGATAGCGGGGTGGAACTCCAGACAGACTCGCCAGAGCTCAGCCAGGAAGAAGATAGCTTCTCTCACTGCCACGCCATCCCCATCAACTGCGCCGTCACGTTCGCTACTTCACCAG GGTACTCGGCTTTCCTTCACCCCTTGGGCTCGGTGTTCATCCAGACCCTCTGCGACCTCCTGGAAGAGGAGGGTGGGAAGAACCTGGAGATCAACCAGCTCCTCACCCGTCTCAACTACCGTGTGGCCTATAGCTTTGAAGCCAGGGGGAGGGACCTGGGTGGGAAGAAGGTCATGCCCTGCTTTGTCACCCGACTCACCCGAGAGGTCTTCCCGTTCGCTGACAGAGCCCAGCACCCACAGTAA
- the tgoln2 gene encoding trans-Golgi network integral membrane protein TGN38: MCRVVIILSVVWLFLAVASTGNAADVNSRNNQSTTSKGEIGSPSVGQKTSSTSHQDQSQTIDQNAASHVESSTTVQTAVVFSGPSTSANRSGNPSVATKQTQDSVAEKPRTTNIQEQSEQGGNSPEGDKDKTTNPDSVQDPPNKDPQSKSTSVPDKQTTSEPISDTEKTQSTEEKNSGAAPGTKMVTSTEQRHPDTAEKQPEIVSTRTPTAPMTGESQDNDQDKKPTEAQEEGEGDEGEEGEEDEGEVEDKGEKTDDSEDNSRLNNQDSSGLQPKDDSESSHFFAYLVSSAMLVAVLYIGYHNKRKIIAYVLEGRRSRTLRRPKSNEYQRLEQKL, translated from the exons ATGTGCCGGGTAGTCATTATTCTGTCGGTGGTGTGGTTGTTTTTAGCAGTGG CAAGCACTGGAAACGCAGCAGATGTAAATTCAAGGAACAACCAAAGTACAACTTCCAAAGGAGAAATTGGAAGTCCAAGCGTAGGTCAAAAAACTAGTAGTACATCTCATCAGGATCAGAGCCAGACAATCGACCAAAATGCCGCTTCACATGTTGAGTCCTCTACGACTGTTCAGACAGCTGTGGTTTTCAGTGGTCCCAGCACAAGTGCCAACAGGTCCGGTAATCCATCTGTGGCAACAAAGCAAACACAAGATTCTGTGGCAGAAAAACCTAGAACAACGAACATTCAGGAACAAAGCGAGCAGGGTGGAAATAGCCCTGAAGGGGACAAGGACAAAACCACAAACCCAGATTCTGTTCAAGACCCTCCAAACAAAGACCCACAAAGTAAAAGTACTAGTGTGCCTGACAAGCAGACAACCTCTGAACCCATATCAGACACAGAAAAGACCCAGAGCACTGAAGAGAAAAATTCTGGTGCTGCACCTGGAACCAAGATGGTTACCAGTACCGAACAAAGACACCCTGATACAGCAGAGAAGCAACCAGAAATAGTCAGTACCCGAACGCCCACTGCCCCGATGACTGGGGAGTCGCAAGATAATGATCAGGACAAGAAGCCTACAGAGGCCCAAGAGGAAGGAGAAGGAGATGAAGGAGAGGAAGGAGAAGAAGATGAAGGAGAAGTAGAAGATAAAGGGGAGAAGACCGATGATTCTGAAGATAACTCTCGGCTCAACAACCAGGATAGCTCTGGCCTGCAGCCCAAAGATGACTCTGAGAGCAGCCACTTCTTCGCCTATCTGGTATCATCTGCTATGTTGGTGGCCGTGCTGTACATCGGCTACCACAACAAACGCAAG ATCATTGCCTATGTTTTGGAAGGAAGGAGGTCAAGAACGTTACGACGGCCCAAATCAAATGAGTACCAGAGGCTTGAACAGAAG CTGTGA